The following coding sequences are from one Paenibacillus sp. JDR-2 window:
- a CDS encoding metallophosphoesterase family protein, with the protein MNMRFALITDIHGNMPALKAALHEIDTLHDVDSIYCLGDMIGIGPDTNEVLHALFSRDDISFVSGNHDEAVLAIINGEPYPESHFHSERHHKWIADRMDKSFVPLLERMPRMIRTEAYGKSMLFTHYHIARDKFSDPISKDPFSPIVEPSLSNLEKLFDGYEDALIGFGHHHPVHYFRSERQAFVNPGSLGCNNKSTARYAIVTVCEQGFEVQLQEAEYDNSAFLASYEKLDVPDREFILRVFHGDQLRE; encoded by the coding sequence ATGAATATGAGGTTTGCGTTAATAACGGATATCCATGGCAATATGCCTGCGTTAAAAGCGGCCCTTCATGAGATCGACACTTTGCATGATGTCGACTCCATCTATTGCTTGGGAGATATGATCGGAATCGGGCCGGATACGAATGAGGTGCTTCATGCGCTTTTCTCCAGGGATGATATATCCTTTGTGTCCGGCAATCATGATGAAGCCGTGCTCGCGATTATCAACGGAGAACCTTATCCGGAGAGCCATTTCCATTCGGAACGGCATCATAAGTGGATAGCGGATAGAATGGACAAGTCGTTTGTCCCGCTGCTGGAACGAATGCCCCGCATGATCCGGACCGAAGCGTACGGCAAAAGCATGCTTTTTACCCATTATCATATTGCGCGGGACAAGTTCAGCGATCCGATAAGCAAAGATCCGTTTAGCCCAATTGTTGAGCCAAGCCTGTCCAATCTGGAAAAGCTGTTCGACGGTTACGAAGACGCATTGATCGGTTTCGGCCATCATCATCCGGTTCATTATTTCCGCAGCGAGAGACAAGCATTTGTTAATCCCGGTTCCCTTGGCTGCAACAATAAGTCCACTGCCAGGTACGCGATCGTTACGGTGTGCGAGCAGGGTTTTGAGGTGCAGCTGCAGGAGGCGGAATATGATAATTCGGCATTCCTTGCTTCCTACGAAAAGCTGGATGTACCCGACCGGGAGTTTATTTTGCGAGTCTTTCACGGAGATCAGCTGAGAG